The following DNA comes from Nicotiana sylvestris chromosome 10, ASM39365v2, whole genome shotgun sequence.
gctgctcagttgttgccttaaataaaatctatcttcataGTGCTTGAACCCACGAACTAACTTTATATATCCCCGAGGTCATCTTTCTTGGGCCATCAACAATAGATATACCGATTCAATCTTGAACCACCGCACATCGCGATCTCTGACAGTTGCCTCTCcattattatttcacaatatccttCCCCAAATgcgaattgaagaaaaccataacaccgTCGAACTCAACATATCCAATCGAGGACGATGATACCACTTcatagatgaaaattccaccatgcTCGATAATACCAGGTCTCGTTACCCCATCAAACCAAACTTGAACATTTATAGCCCGATTGCCTCTCTTCCGCCGGGAAATGAAATTCTGAatttctgaatcttgcattgagtaaacatccttccaagtcattcactgctCCAATACATAGAAAACACTCTACTATTACACCAATATTGTGCGATAACAACGCACGAATCATAACAATtaatgccaaatctcaaaaccttaggtaatactgaAACTGAGCTGAAACGACAGAACGACCTTCCACAAGGCGACGACAATATCCCGATCAATACGCAGGGaggaacatcccgcaccacatctgtagtaccattacatttTCTCAATTCCCGATTTATAATGAGTGTTTCACAtagcataagattgagtaggaaaaaaccaaaggcataagcctcaaaggaatcaaacggcatgatgaggaatcaagaagggaagtgctcctaatagtcctgtagcctctcgaagataagtacagacgcctctgtaccgatccgcaagactctactatactcgctcatgactcatgagacctaagggaacctagtgctctaataccatgttgtcacgacccaaatttcactaagggtcgtgatggcaccggacacccctatcaggcaagccaaccaaaaataattaattaaattctcgttttaataattttgaagtctataattttccttcaatttaCCAGTAAAAtataatcgtttcaaatcaaatatgaatattaagaagttaatacaagatacggcataatcatcccagaacccggtgtcacaagtgcatgagcatttactagggaatggaataaaatacagtaattatctggaatacaagtggacagaaatgaaaatacagtacaatactcttgAAGGACTCTGCTGGCTAcagtcgtctcgataaatgcaactcacttATGTCTCCGTATCAGCCATACCGctatgccactagccacacataaacatgtgcaacaaaaatgcacagcaagtgtagcatgagtatgtaaacaacgtgtacccaatgagtatctcatctaatctcgaagaagtagagacgagagttcgacttcgacacttactagaggtCAAATAATAACATATTATTAATGCGAGTAATCATGGAGTTATTAAGAACGgcagtaatttcaaataagtcacgaacaggtaaaagttttttttatattaaaaatcttCGGATTCataatttattaattttcaattatctcaagccAGGGAGGGCAAATATCATATCGATAAATCTCAAGActagcaatacaagcatgcgcaaatcatgcccaGGATGTACCGTCCAAtctaacataaatgtaaaatgtgcactgccaaggtcgaacggcgcgaaccatagatgcatctattaccccactcacgaatcatacatgcaatGCGGTCAAATTtaataaacaatcaccctgctcGTGAATAATACATGCGACGcaagtacacatagaaatacatgctcaaacagccaattaagaatttatcggggaacatttatcagaaaaaaaaaaagccaattctcttttaacgatttaagaaaatgaagtttaatccttttagaaattcatttaccaattcgatagtatttaagcaattcaactgacaataagattacagatattctaagtatagcatgtttttggtcCTAGACTATCCGAacttacacatattagtagctacgcacggactctcgtcaccccgtgcgtacgtagcccccacaaataggagaacataaccaattattttacctatggggacaatatcctcttacaaggttagaaaagagactcacctcgctccgaagatccataactggcattccacgctcttccgaagactcgaatcgatgcataATGctcccaaaactagccaataattatgcaaatctattaatgtatgttcaattactcattacaatccaatttataacaattcctaaccccgatcgaaaagttgacaaaattgccctcgggcccacgtgcccggattccgaaatttttcgaagataaagtttacccatgaacttacgaactcaaatatatgattttctcttaatttcataccctAAATCGTTGTCAAATTTCAAGAatacgaattttctaggtttcccctcaaaccccaagtttttaccaaattttcatgctcaaatccgcacATAGTTAATATATTTAACTCAggataggtggggttagcttaccttgtcgttgatgatgaaaaaccccacttgaagctccccaaaatcgtccacaccaaatgaaaatgggggaaaatgactaaccccccccccccccgatttTTAAAGATCTTACTGCCTCCAGCACTTCCGCACCTACGGTCACACGATTGCTTCTTCAGCAGGTGCGGCCCCaccaccgcatctgcagtccttcCCAGGCCTCCTATTTCCGCTTTTGCAATCCTtctttcgcaggtgcggtcccgcttctgcggcgacttgaccacatctgcggtcccagccttcTCCCTTCTCAACTACATCTACGCTCCTttggccgcacctgcggtcaaaaCCCCGCAGGTCcggttacaccagataccagCTGCTGAAGCCCTTCTTCAAACTccaaatttgatccgttaacagtctggaatccacccgaggcccccgggaccttaaccaactataccaacatgtcccgaaacatgatacgaactcactcgaggcctcaaatcacatcaaacaatgtcgaaatcatgaatcgcactccaattcaagcttaatgaactttaaaatttcaaatatctactttcggtgtttaaatctatcaaatcacgtccgattgacctcaaattttgcgcacaagtcatatttgacattacagacctactccaacttccggaattgaaattcgaccccgatatcaaaaagtccacttctagTCAAACTTATCAAAACCTTCATATTTCTATCTTTAtccaaatgatttcaaaatgacccacagacctccgtattcacttccgatcgtgctcccaatatcagaatcaccatacggagctattcccagactcagaatctcaaacggacattgataaccctgaaatgcacttcaatccaaacttatgagattcttccaaaaatgctaactttcacAATAGGCACCGATACGTTCCCGGATCTTcctccggacatacgcccaagtctgaaatcatcgtatgaacctgctggaaccttcgaatcccgattccggggtcgtttactcaaaaatataaccttagccaattctttcaacttaaagcttctgaaatgagaattctctttccaaattaactctgaacttcccggaattcaattccgattgcgtacaagtcataatacctgaagtgaagctgctcatggcctcaaactgttgaacgacgcgctagatctcaaaacgaccagtcggatcgttacagATCTCGTTTGTCTCCGAAGGAGATGGTGTTCGTAAAGGCGAAACAAATGTCTGCCACCCGATAGCAATTAATGGAGAATATTCTATAGCATTAAGTACATGGTTCGTTATAGAGAATAGCCCTCATAATTGTCATTTAaaaggggcttgatcctaggaccttgttccctaggtgcaacTATAAATAATGAGCTCTACAACCATTGTAAGGGACACGAATTTTCTAACAAGCATATACTATACTCTGTTCAAAAGCTCAATAATATTTCATCTTCTTGCTCATCAATATTGTTACTACTGCCTCCGGAAGCTCTGCTCCCGGGATCAAGATTTATACTGTCTTGTCTCTATTTCAACACTAAGTCTTACATTcttgtttaatttatttatcattttgggatcaaatTAATTTACTTGTCTATAAATCACGTACAAATTCAAATATACCATTTTACGGGTGAACATGTATAATCGACAATAAGCTTTatcaaaattatatttaagtataTAAATCTAATTTAGGGCTTCGTTCTCTCATTCTCTATGTAGGAGGCGGCTCAACCAAATTGGTGGTCTCAAGCAAAACTTACTAAGAGCCCTTAAGCTCTTTTACCAACAAGAAAAAAACTTTTCACATATGTACTTACTTTGTTTTAGTTAAAGTACattttctactttttttttaaGATGCAAAATTGGTAATAAGTCTTTACAATTGATtctctttatatttattttctaGTTGACAATTCATCTAGTTTTGCTTAAGACATTGTTTAAATAGCTCTTTTTTTTAGATTGTATTTAAGTTTAATTTTTCCCCTCTCTTATTTATTTCTGTATGTTTTAAGTAATCTGATTTATATTTTCTAGTTGATATATTTGAATTTTAATATTCAATAAAAAGCAATATACACCTATAAGTAAAATTTATCAAAGGTAAAGTATGATTATAAGGTAATAGAAAGTTAGAATAATATTACCTAAGTTGATAACTTGATATCACTACAGCATTTCACTGCTTCAGTTCGCCTGTTCCAATGTTTAAAAATTTCAACGAAAGAATAAATATGCACAATTTAATTTAAAATGTCCTTAtccttattttttatagaatagACAGCTAAACACAATGAAAAAGGGAAAATACACTATACAAGTTTTATTACTTATgaggaaaaaacaaaagaaaagaatattAATAtcataatgaaaattttcaactgtCACCATCAATCACATAGCTAAATggttctctttttttattttaataaaaatttgatTATGTAATTTTTACCATACAATAGTCAATAGTAGTATTTGTTAAGAAAGATTAActataaaaattacattattaATAGAAAAAAATGGGGCCACAAATGATGGGACTAAAGGCTTTGCTTTAATGGCTTGACCCTCCGTTGGCCCTGCTCTCTATTGTCACTCCTCATCTTCAGGCTTTACTCGTTAGCTTAAGTTTTAAACTTTTTCCGAATATCTCATATTCATTCTTCAGTTGAGATTtttagttttaaactttaaagaattaattgtttaaattttagtttatctatttgtttcttttgttgtatTGATTCTTTATCATTTAGAAAATTAGGGTTTTACCATTTTCTATAAATTATGTCCGCCCGCTACTAAGATAATAGCAAGATAAGATTGTTGAATATTTATTAATTACTCTTTCTAGTATTTATTTTTATTGACTTCGAGAATAGAGATGGTAAGATTAGACGTGCATTTTTCACTAAGTGATAATTGTCTAAAGATCACCAACTGTTCTGTTttaaatttctcatttttatGCATCGTTACACATTATACTGCGCTTCTTCTTTCTAAATTGAATTATCTTATGGTGTAAATCGATAATCGAATCGGTAACAGATTAATCGATATCCGAtattttaggggtcgtttggtataagGTTTAAGAAGGTATAAGGGTAGTATAAAAATtcaataccaccttaatactctgtttTGTTAGtaaaccaggtataagttatcccggtgttaattttaacattGGGATAACctataccttatagaaggtggggtaattagcaccgatATAACTTATACCTTTGTATacagtaaaatcggagggtccaattttccgtcATTATGATTGTTCGTAAGCATATTTCACAAGGTTCGAGACAAGGGTAGAGGCTCACCCTCGAGGGCTACCGACACTCGACCTCGGGGCAATATAGACCAACGGCTATTATGGAACGGTGGGGAGTTTCCAAGGCGCATAGCTAGGGCTAATGAAGTCTAGTAAGCTAAGTTCAGACCTGGATCATGGTGTCAACTAGCTGGCCCATCCCCATACCTTTGTAattaatgtatttgtactatgttgggattcctccttctatataaaggggatccttgtcattttgtaagatcggttgctccatactaaatatacaagaacattctctttgctctctagaATATTCTTTCGATCTTATTACTCCATTTGTTGCTCGTATTTATTGTGATTCTatcattgttcatcatttattgcttgttattggccataaagagccgcccTTGATCTATTTATAACTATTATTTTCCATCGACCGCCTTCGATAGCTCCCAACCAAGCTTCAGACTCGACCCTGAGTCcatcgaataggcaagctcgaggccccgattggcaGCGATTCTATTTGATTATCACCTCGTTCTTAAGCTCTTATTtcatttctaagtctttcacgtTGCATTAATTGCCTAActactagcataaaaatagatcacgtatttttagaacaactaaatcaaatctaattgttattaccattttcacggtaaacagtttggcgtccaccgtgggctaaaaataatagtgattattttcttgttggtttaactacataacgcaagttatctttcacactttttcttgcccaagacctttgatttcaggtcaaaatgtctgactcAGTAAACAACTATCTTGAGAACCGCGAAGAAAATGGTGTAGATGTTCCAGGCGCTGGTATGCCACCACGAAATCCTGAGAACATACCGGAGCCGATTCTCAAGGATACGACCTCGTGCGACGCCCGAGGCATTAACGCCGATCCTCGCGTTCACTAGGGAGTTTGCCGAGAAACTCAGCAAAAAACTCGGAAACACCCAACCTGGGCAAAAAGAGAGATTCCTCGGCATATCGTTCACATGATTATTGGGGGGACCGATATTCCTCAAGGACCCATGATCAAACGGACAAAAATGTCCGATGCAATCGAGGGGCCGATCCGAGACCGCATGACCGAAGACACCCTCGCGTTCAGCGAGGATGACCTCGAGACCTTGGCAGAACCGCACAATGACGTACTGTTAATTTCATTCCTCTTAAGCAacgttcaaattaaacgtgtactcatggatccaggtagctcggccaacgtaaTCAAGTCAAAGATAGTGGAACAGCTCGGGTTGCTCAACCAAGTCGTGCCCGCCTCCCGGGtcctccacggcttcaacatggccgGCGAAATAACAAAGGGAGAGATCGTCCTCTCGGTTGATGTGTTCGGTACAGTTCAGAATAACAAGTTCCACATCATCAttggtgacatgaggtacaacgcattgcttggcaggccgtggatacacaGCATGAGAGCAGTGCTGTCAACTCTGCACCAGATGATAATATTTCCAGCGAAAGATGGCATAACAACCATATATGGtgaacaacatatggaaaaagaAATGTTCGTAGTTTACCAGGAGACACCAAGCCCCTGCACCAGATGGTAAAATTTCCAGCGAAAGATGGCATAACAACTATATATGGTGAACAACATATGGCAAAAGAAATGTTCGCAGTTTACCAGGAGGCACCAAGCCCCTTACACTCTGCCTCGGGTGAGCCTAGGAGCATACAAACCCCCGAGGACGATGAAGAAGATTTCTTCGCCCCTCGAACTTTCGTCGCCCCCAAAGAGTCGGATGCAACAAAATCgacaattgaagaactggagcaagCTGTTTTGATTGAGCATCTCCCGGATCGGAAGGTATACTTGGGAACCGGGTTagcccccgaactcaggaaaaaactcattcaattcctAATTAACAACATCGCCTGTTTTGCCTGGTCCCTTTTAGACATGACAGGAATCCCGCCAGAAATAACTACCCACCAATTGAGTGtcgaccccaggtttaaaccggtaaagcaaaaaagaAGAACCCAGTCTAAGGTAAAATACgcattcatcaaagacgaggtatcgaaactccttaaaatagggtctatcAGAGAGGTAAAGTATCTCGAATGGTTGGCCAACGTAGTGGTAGTTCCCAAAAAGGGAAACAAGTTAAGAatatgcgtagattataaagatttaaataaggcgTGCCCCAAGGATTCTTTCCCATTGCCTAACATTGACCATTTGATCTATGCTACGGCCGGCCAtgagaccctcacctttctcgatgcctactcggggtataaccAAATTCAGATAAACCCCGAGGATAGgaaaaagacttcgttcatcacaaagtatggtacctactATTACAATGTAATACCCTTTGGGATGAAAAATGAAGGGGCCATGTACCAACGTCTAgttaataaaatatttgagtATCAAATAGGCagatccatggaagtttatattgatgacatgatAGTTAAATCtgtgcgcgcagaggaccatttgacgcATTTGCAGGAAAtattcgacatcctcagaagttacaacatgaagcttaaccccgagaaatgtgcctttggagtggGTTCgggaaattcttaggcttcatggtatcaaacagagggatcgagatcaaccccgacaaaataaaGGCCATCGAATAAATCACGGTGGTGAATAATGTAAAATCCATACAACGGCTGACGGGCGAATAGCGGCTCTAGGCAGATTCAAATCAAGGTCGTCGGACAGGAGTCACCATTTCTTctccttactcaaaaagaaaaacaacttcgagtggactccagaatgccaacacaCCTTAGAGGAACTGAAGAGATATCTGATTAGTCCACCTTTGCTCCACAGGCCAAAAGAGGGTGAGACGTTGTATCTATACCTAGCCGTATCCAAAATAGCAGTAAGTGGCGTGCTAGTTTGAGAAGATCAAGGTACACAAtcttgtttattatgtaagtcggaccctCGGGGATGCCAAAACTAGGTATAcgcacctagaaaaattagctcttgcattgataagcgcatTACAAAATCTAAAACCTTATTTTTAATGCCACTGTATCTACGTGTTAACAACATACCCTCTCCGAAGCATATTGTATAAGCCCGAACTATCGGGGCGATCggacaaatgggccatcgaactcggggggtatgatatcgaatatcaaccccaaaCAGCCATCAAGTCCCAGATTCTAGCGGATTTCATGGCCAACTTCTCAccctccctcgtgcccgaggtagaaaaGGAACTCTTGCTAAAATCAGGTGCATCTTCCGGGGTATGAACCCTGTTCACCGATGGCGCCACAAATGTAAGAGGATTTGGGATCAGTATAGTCCTAAAGCTGCCCACGGGTGGCATAatcaggcaatctataaaaactgcaaaaattgactaacaatgaagccgagtatgaggctatgattgcaggtctagaattggctaaaggcttgggagctgagtCCGTCGAAGCGAAATGCGATTTACTCCTGGTAGTAAACCAGGTAAATGGGAGCTACGAGGTCCaagaagacaggatgcaaaggtatttggacaaaatcTAAATCACATTACGTCGTATCAAAGAATGGACCCTGGTCCACATACCTCGTGAGCAGAACAGCGAGCCTGATGCCCTTGCAAACCTAGGATCGTCTGTTGAAGAAGGCGATCTACTCCCCGGGGTTGTTATTCAGCTCTCCAAAtcagtggtcgaggaaggtcatgccgagattAATTCCACTAGCCTAACATGGGATTAAAGAAATAAATACATTGACTATCTGAAAGACAGAAAATTACCCACGGACCCAAAGGAATcaagggccctgcgaaccaaagtaGCCTGGTTCTCACTCAATGAAAGCGAGACTTTATACAGAAGGATCTTCGATGGCCCCCTAGCAGTATGTCTGGGGTCGGGGGACACAGACTATGTACTCCTAGAAATCCATGAGGGTACTTGTGGAAATCACTCCGGTGCCAATTTcttggtccaaaaaattatcaGGGTAGGCTACTACTGGGAGAACATGGAAAAGGACACTAAAGAATTCGTTTGAAAGTGCGACAAGTGCTAGAGATTTTCccctatgattcaccaacccggcgAACAGCTTCATTCGGTCTtatcgccatggccattcatgaaatggagaatggacatcgtcggacccctACCAATGGTGCctggtaaagctaaattcattttatttatgactgactatttctcgaaATGGGTTGAAGCGCATGTcttcgagaagataagagagaaagaagtcattgacttcatttAGGATCACATTATGTGCCAATTCGGGATTCCTTCCTTGATAATATGCGATAATGGTAGGCAGTTCATCGGGAGCAaagtaacacagttccttgaggatcataaaatcaagagaatcctatcAACGCCTTACCACCCATGCACAAATGGCCAAGCCGAatccacaaacaaaaccatcatccaaaaacttaaaaaagaagttggaaagcgctaaaggaaaatggagagaaatattgcccgAAGTGTTacgggcatatcgaacaacttcaaAGTCAAGCACAGGGGAAATgcctttctctctagtatatggtGTCGAGGCCCTGATACCAGTGCAGGTCGGGGAGCCAAGCGCCAGATTCCAACACACCACTGAGAGCTCGAACAACGAGGCTATGACCACGACCTTCGAACtattagatgaaaagcgagaagcctCGCTGGTCTGAATGGCCACCcaaaagcaaaggatcgaaagataTTACAACAGGAGAACAAACCTTCAATATCTAAAAATCGAGGACTTGGTCCTaagaaaagtcaccctcaacacccgaaaccctaatgaCTAGGAcagaattgggaaggaccgtaccgcatcctcgGAGTAATTGGCAAAGGGTCCTACAAGCTCGGCACCATGGAAGGCGAGAaacttccaagcaattggaacatatcgatgctgaaacgatactactgctaaggcatgcgttgcactcttttccttcaacctgattttatcccaaaaagagttttatcggcaaggtttttaacgaggcaacatctacatgctacctaaggaagatccaacaagtattcaaggctttttttgcaatcaacctcaaatattggggggcatccccccggaaggtcaccaaCTCGAAGAAGCCAAGATACGCCAAACAGGGGCTCAATAGttcacaagtaatggctcccgagccaagaaaccctcgatgactcaGGGACTGGCGTCAATCACCATTTCCATCAACTTATCCAAACCCGAGGTCGTAAGGCCACATGCGGGCAGCCTCAGTCTtataagacctatataaggcatgaaccatacttgtaccaagtatccaaaactgtaagacctcaaatgcatgtaaaacttgtaagaccttactaaaggcataaacccaatctcaaagttttggctatatatcgaacttgtaag
Coding sequences within:
- the LOC104237956 gene encoding uncharacterized protein is translated as MSDSVNNYLENREENGVDVPGAGSSANVIKSKIVEQLGLLNQVVPASRVLHGFNMAGEITKGEIVLSVDVFGTVQNNKFHIIIGDMRYNALLGRPWIHSMRAVLSTLHQMIIFPAKDGITTIYGEQHMEKEMFVVYQETPSPCTRW